In Streptococcus parapneumoniae, the genomic stretch AATATAGGTATTAGAACCATGTACATAGAAATATTTCTGTACGATATAGCAAGATAACACAAGGACTAGTCAGCTACTAATCAAACTTCTATCCTCCTAAATTGTTTGGAGATATTAGCTGCTCTTACGTCAGACAAATATCACAAAGATAGCAAGACATTAGACATCCACACAACATTCAACCGATACATTCCAGATGATGACGGTACTAAGACTTTTGCAAGATTTCGAACTACCCACTTAACTAAAAGAGAAATTGAGATACTAGACAAAATGATTGAACTGAACCAGCTCAGTGAAAATACTGACCTAAATTGGTACAAAAGCACTCGTATATTCGTCACAAACACTGATAAGCTAATCCATAGTTCAATTCTAAGCAAATCTCTCCAGCGAGCAAACGAACGCCTTAAACAACCAATCCCCAAACATCTGTCCCCTCACATCTTCAGACATACCACTATTAGCATTTTAGCTGAAAATAAAATTCCGCTAAAAACAATCATGGATAGGGTTGGACATTCTGATTCTGATGTTACTACTTCCATCTATACCCACGTCACGAAGAACATGAAAGATGAAGCAATCAATGTGCTGGACAAAGTGATGAAAAAGATTTTTTAAAAAGTTTTGCCCCTTTTTTGCCCCCTGAACAGAAAAATAGCCCTTCGGATAAAATCCGAGGGGCTAGAAACGTTGTTAAATCAACGGCCGAACTTTTGAGTTTCAAGGTTCGGGATAAAATAGTTCACTGAACTATTTTATTTTTTCAAATTGTAGAATGATTTCAATCCACGGTATTCAGCTACTTCACCAAGTTGGTCTTCGATGCGAAGCAATTGGTTGTATTTAGCGATACGGTCTGTACGTGAAAGTGAACCAGTCTTGATTTGTCCTGCGTTAGTTGCAACTGCAATGTCAGCGATTGTTGAATCTTCAGTTTCACCTGAACGGTGTGATACAACGGCAGTGTAACCAGCTTCTTTTGCCATTTCGATAGCGTCGAATGTTTCAGTAAGAGTACCGATTTGGTTAACTTTGATAAGGATTGAGTTAGCAGCACCTTCTGCAATACCTTTTTCAAGGTAAGAAGTGTTTGTTACGAAGAAGTCGTCACCAACCAATTGAACTTTACCACCAAGACGTTCAGTAAGAGCTTTCCAACCGTCCCAGTCATTTTCATCCATACCATCTTCGATAGTGATGATTGGGTATTTGTTTACCAATTCTTCAAGGTAGTCGATTTGTTCTGCAGCAGTACGTACAGCTGCTCCTTCACCTTCGAATTTAGTGTAGTCGTAAACTTTACGTTCTTTATCGTAAAATTCTGATGAAGCACAGTCAAATCCGATAAATACGTCTTTACCAGGAACATATCCAGCAGCTTCGATAGCAGCAAGGATAGTTTCAACTCCGTCTTCAGTTCCTTCAAAACGAGGAGCAAATCCACCTTCGTCACCTACGGCTGTTTCCAAACCACGAGATTTAAGGATTTTCTTAAGAGCATGGAAGATTTCAGCACCCCAACGAAGAGCTTCTTTGAATGATGGCGCACCAGCAGGTACGATCATGAATTCTTGGAAAGCGATTGGAGCGTCAGAGTGAGAACCACCGTTGATGATGTTCATCATTGGAGTTGGAAGAACTTTAGTGTTGAATCCACCAAGGTAGCTGTAAAGTGGGATTTCAAGGTAGTCAGCAGCAGCACGAGCTACAGCGATAGACACACCAAGGATTGCGTTTGCACCCAATTTACCTTTGTTAGGAGTACCGTCAAGAGCGATCATAGCACGGTCGATAGCTTGTTGATCACGTACATCGTAGCCAATGATAGCTTCAGCAATGATGTTGTTTACGTTGTCAACAGCTTTTTGTGTACCAAGACCACCGTAACGAGATTTGTCACCGTCGCGAAGTTCAACTGCTTCGTGTTCACCAGTAGAAGCTCCTGATGGAACCATACCACGTCCGAAAGCACCTGATTCAGTGTAAACTTCTACTTCAAGTGTTGGGTTACCGCGTGAGTCTAGGACTTCGCGAGCGTAAACATCAGTAATAATTGACATTTTTTACTCTCCTTATGAGTTAAATTTTTTACACCTCTATAATACCTTAAAACCCCTCCTTTTTCAAGAAAAAACGTTATCTTTGTGCAAATTTTCCTTAACTTTATAAAGTAATCGCTTTCTTTTGTCTGTTTTATTCTAACTTTTATGATATACTATTTTCATGACAGATTTATCAAAACAATTACTTGAAAAAGCTCATGGTGGGCCAAAACTAAATCCTGATGAGCAAAGACGCTATCTTGGTACCTTTGAAGAAAGAGTTCTTGGATATGCAGATATTGACACGGCAAATAGCCTTCAGCTAGAAAAAGGCTTTTTATCTATTTTAGAGAACCTTCAGGAAAAGGCTGAGCCACTATTTGTGAAGATTTCACCAACTATCGAATTTGACAAGCAAGTTTTCTACTTGAAGGAAGCCAAAGAAACCAATAGTCAAGCCACCATAGTATCTGAAGAACATACTTCTTCTCCTTTTGGTCTGATTATCCATAGCAATGCACCAGTTCAAGTAGAAGAAAAGAACCTTCGACTTGCTTTTGCAAAACTTTGGGAAGGTAAAAAGGAAGAACCTGCCAAAACATCCATCTGGAAGAAATGGTTTGGCTAAATCTTACTCAGACTTAATAAACGCCCAATATTGGCAGCCGTGTGCTCCAAATAGAGACTGGCATTTTTCAAACTATCTTCCAAAGGTTCGCTTTTCTCTAAAATAGAAAAGGCAGCTTGGATATTTTCAAATGGTAGGGATGGTAAATCTTCAGCAAGACTACCACAAATAGTAATGACAGGAACTCCGACAGGGGTTCTTTTTGCTACGCCTATCGGCGCTTTCCCAGCAAAGCTTTGACTGTCCAGTCTACCTTCGCCAACGATAACTAAATCAGCATCTGCAACTTTCTTATCAAAGTTGATTAAGTTCAAGCAGGTATCAATTCCAGACACGATACTTGCCTGAGCAAAGGCACACAAACCACCAGCAAGGCCTCCACCAGCTCCTGCTCCTTTAATTTCCAATGTTGCAGGGGAGACTTTTTCATAAAAATCTTGGATCGCTTGATCTACGGCCTCAAACATAGTAGAATCTAGACCTTTTTGTTTGCCAAAAGTATAGGTCGCACCTTGATGACCACATAAGGGACTCACGACATCTGCTAAAATACGAATTTGAACATCTTCAGGAATTTCATAGCGATTTTCTGTTGAAACAGAAGCTAAGTTTAATAAGGACTGACCGCAAGCGGGCAAGACATCTCCATCCCTATCATAAAATTGATAACCTAAAGCAGCAGCAATCCCAATTCCTCCGTCATTACTGGCCGTACCACCAACGCCAATATAGATATCTTTAATCCCTTGAGCAATGAGATGGCGAATCAACTCTCCAATACCACAAGTTTGGATTTGAAGTGGATTTCGTTTCTCTATCGGAATTTTTCCAAGGCCAACCAAATCAGCTACTTCAAATAGTGCCAGTTCCCCTTTTTGAAAATAGCGCATGGCTTCTTTTTGTCCAAAAGGGCCTGTCACTTGGATCCATTTTTCTTCAAGGTCAAGAGAATGTCGGATAGCATCTACAGTACCTTCTCCCCCATCACCAACAGGGCAGAGGAGACAGTCTACATCTGCTATCGATTGTTGGAAGCCTCTTTTTATTGATTCAGCCACCTCTTCAGCGCTTAAGCTTTCCTTAAACGAATCCGGTGCAATTACAATCTTCATATTTTCCCTCATTCTAAAAATTCAATCAAAGGCAGAATTTCTAAAAAATCCCTCTTATCAACATGATTCGGTATTTCCTGTTTCAGCACTTCTTTGGCACAAAAAGCAATTCCCAATCCTGCTGATTTCAACATCAATAAATCATTGGCCCCGTCACCGATTGCAATCGTTCTTTCTTGAGAAAGTTTTAGTTCCTTTCTCCATTGTTCCAGAGTCTCTTTTTTAACCTCGGGACAAATAATTTGTCCAACTAATTTTCCTGTTAGATGACCGTCTTTGACTTCAACTTGGTTGGCAGAGAAATGGGTAATACCAAGGGATTTTGCTAATCTATCAACTATTGGTTTAAAGCCACCAGACACCAGACCAACTAGGATGCCGTTCTTTTGGAGAATAGAGATAAATTCCTGGGCATTTGACGTTAGACGTTAGATGAATAGTGTTGAAGACTTTATCAAAGACCGAAATAGGAAGACTTTCCAACAAGGAAACTCTTTTTCGTAAACTGCTTTCAAAGTCTAACTCTCCTCTCATTGCCCGACTTGTAATCAGCGAAATTTCCTCCTCACGACCTGCCTCTTTACCCAAAAGATCAATCACTTCTTCTAGGATTAAGGTTCCATCAACATCCATAACACACAAATCTTTTACTTGAGACATCAGTTCTCCTCTCTAAATAGCCCAAAAATCGTATGAAGTCATCATACGATTTTATCTATCAATTAACTAAACTATGGTACAAGTCAAGGTATGACCTGCAGGCTGTATCCCATGAGAAATCACACTCCATAGCTTGTTTTTGTAGATTTCTCCAAACATCAGGATGGTTTCTATACAAGTCCAAAGCTGTTTGGAAAGTCCAATTTAACCAGTAAGGAGATAGATTGTCAAAGCTAAAGCCAGTACCGCTTCCTTCGATTGGATTGAAAGCGCGAACGGTATCTCGCAAGCCACCAACTTCATGGACCAATGGCAAGGTTCCGTAACGCATGGCCATCATCTGAGACAAGCCACATGGTTCAAAACGACTTGGCATGAGGAAGAGGTCACAAGCAGCGTAGACTTCTTGAGCAAGTTTGACATCAAAAGTAATATTTGCTGATAGCTTGTCTGGGTAGATTTGAGCAAACCATGAGAAAGCTCCTTCAAAGGCTGGATCGCCAGTTCCCAAAAGAACAATCTGAACATCATTTTGCAAGATATGGTGAAGACTTTCAACCACCACATCAAAACCTTTTTGACGTGTCAAACGAGAAACAATTCCCACCAGTGGAACGTCGGCTCTAACTGGCAAGCCAACTCTTTCTTGCAATTTTGCCTTGTTTTGGGCCTTCCCAGACAAATCTTCCTGATTAAAATGATAATCTAATAGGGTATCCGTCTGAGGATTATAAAGATCAGCATCAATCCCGTTCACGATACCAGATACTTTACCAGACTCCATTCGAAGAATTTGATCCAAGTTACATCCGAACTGACTGGTCATAATTTCATGAGCATAGCTAGGCGAAACAGTTGAAACACGATCCGCATAAAGAATACCAGCCTTCATCCAGTTCAGACAATTGTTCCAGCGAAGGGTACCATCAGCATAACGCTCAAAGCCAACTCCAAACAAATCCCATAACATTCCTTCTGAGAATTGTCCTTGGAATTCCAAATTATGAATGGTTAAAACAGTTTTTATTCCTTGATAGGCTTGAATCCAACGGTATTTTTCCTTTAACAAGAAAGGAATCATAGCTGTATGGTAGTCATGAACATGGAGAAGGTCAGGAATAAAGTCAATTCTTTCCATAGCCTCAATGGCAGCCAGTTGGAAAAAGGCAAAGCGTTCTCCGTCATCAAAATCACCGTAAACATGACCACGGAAGAAATAGTATTGGTTGTCAATAAAGTAGAAGGTCACACCATTTAGTACTGTTTTCTTAATCCCACAGTACTGTCTGCGCCAACCAACACTCACCTCAAAATGAAGAACATCTTCAATCTGATTTCCAAATTTAGCCTCTACCATGTCATAGTAGGGTAAAATCACTGCAACTTCATGCCCAGCTTTTACCAGTGATTTAGGAAGAGCGCCAATGACGTCTCCCAAACCACCTGTTTTTGAAAAGGGTGCACCCTCAGCTGCTACAAATAAAATTTTCATGAATGAATATCCTCTGTTACTTTGCTA encodes the following:
- a CDS encoding tyrosine-type recombinase/integrase, with the protein product MIELNQLSENTDLNWYKSTRIFVTNTDKLIHSSILSKSLQRANERLKQPIPKHLSPHIFRHTTISILAENKIPLKTIMDRVGHSDSDVTTSIYTHVTKNMKDEAINVLDKVMKKIF
- the eno gene encoding surface-displayed alpha-enolase — protein: MSIITDVYAREVLDSRGNPTLEVEVYTESGAFGRGMVPSGASTGEHEAVELRDGDKSRYGGLGTQKAVDNVNNIIAEAIIGYDVRDQQAIDRAMIALDGTPNKGKLGANAILGVSIAVARAAADYLEIPLYSYLGGFNTKVLPTPMMNIINGGSHSDAPIAFQEFMIVPAGAPSFKEALRWGAEIFHALKKILKSRGLETAVGDEGGFAPRFEGTEDGVETILAAIEAAGYVPGKDVFIGFDCASSEFYDKERKVYDYTKFEGEGAAVRTAAEQIDYLEELVNKYPIITIEDGMDENDWDGWKALTERLGGKVQLVGDDFFVTNTSYLEKGIAEGAANSILIKVNQIGTLTETFDAIEMAKEAGYTAVVSHRSGETEDSTIADIAVATNAGQIKTGSLSRTDRIAKYNQLLRIEDQLGEVAEYRGLKSFYNLKK
- a CDS encoding DUF1694 domain-containing protein produces the protein MTDLSKQLLEKAHGGPKLNPDEQRRYLGTFEERVLGYADIDTANSLQLEKGFLSILENLQEKAEPLFVKISPTIEFDKQVFYLKEAKETNSQATIVSEEHTSSPFGLIIHSNAPVQVEEKNLRLAFAKLWEGKKEEPAKTSIWKKWFG
- a CDS encoding glycerate kinase, whose amino-acid sequence is MKIVIAPDSFKESLSAEEVAESIKRGFQQSIADVDCLLCPVGDGGEGTVDAIRHSLDLEEKWIQVTGPFGQKEAMRYFQKGELALFEVADLVGLGKIPIEKRNPLQIQTCGIGELIRHLIAQGIKDIYIGVGGTASNDGGIGIAAALGYQFYDRDGDVLPACGQSLLNLASVSTENRYEIPEDVQIRILADVVSPLCGHQGATYTFGKQKGLDSTMFEAVDQAIQDFYEKVSPATLEIKGAGAGGGLAGGLCAFAQASIVSGIDTCLNLINFDKKVADADLVIVGEGRLDSQSFAGKAPIGVAKRTPVGVPVITICGSLAEDLPSLPFENIQAAFSILEKSEPLEDSLKNASLYLEHTAANIGRLLSLSKI
- the glgA gene encoding glycogen synthase GlgA, with product MKILFVAAEGAPFSKTGGLGDVIGALPKSLVKAGHEVAVILPYYDMVEAKFGNQIEDVLHFEVSVGWRRQYCGIKKTVLNGVTFYFIDNQYYFFRGHVYGDFDDGERFAFFQLAAIEAMERIDFIPDLLHVHDYHTAMIPFLLKEKYRWIQAYQGIKTVLTIHNLEFQGQFSEGMLWDLFGVGFERYADGTLRWNNCLNWMKAGILYADRVSTVSPSYAHEIMTSQFGCNLDQILRMESGKVSGIVNGIDADLYNPQTDTLLDYHFNQEDLSGKAQNKAKLQERVGLPVRADVPLVGIVSRLTRQKGFDVVVESLHHILQNDVQIVLLGTGDPAFEGAFSWFAQIYPDKLSANITFDVKLAQEVYAACDLFLMPSRFEPCGLSQMMAMRYGTLPLVHEVGGLRDTVRAFNPIEGSGTGFSFDNLSPYWLNWTFQTALDLYRNHPDVWRNLQKQAMECDFSWDTACRSYLDLYHSLVN